A region of Nostoc sp. 'Peltigera membranacea cyanobiont' N6 DNA encodes the following proteins:
- a CDS encoding class I SAM-dependent methyltransferase, with protein MSKNTISNQIKSFFDYLSFNLQYELMLLSFRGKSRKEVFSDIYYRNRWDGQESISGRGSTLQQTSVIIKKLPIWLEKLNVKTMLDAPCGDFYWLKEAQLNIEKYIGCDIVADLITTNQRSYGNEVREFTNLDLATDSLPQVDLIFCRDCLVHLSFQDAIAVIKNFKKSNSKYLLTTTYPGILENKDIVTGDWRAIDLKLPPYNFPDMLEIIDEETTERKDYPQKSLGLWKLTDIELGNRE; from the coding sequence ATGAGCAAAAATACGATTTCAAATCAAATCAAATCTTTCTTCGATTATCTCTCGTTTAACCTACAATATGAATTGATGCTTTTATCTTTTAGAGGTAAAAGCAGAAAAGAAGTTTTTAGTGATATATATTATCGTAATCGGTGGGATGGTCAGGAATCTATTTCTGGAAGAGGTTCTACTCTTCAACAAACATCAGTAATTATTAAAAAACTACCAATTTGGCTGGAGAAACTTAATGTCAAAACAATGCTTGATGCTCCTTGTGGAGATTTTTATTGGTTAAAAGAAGCCCAACTTAATATAGAAAAATACATTGGATGTGATATTGTTGCTGACTTAATTACTACAAATCAACGTAGTTATGGTAACGAAGTCCGAGAATTTACTAATCTCGATTTAGCAACAGATTCACTGCCACAAGTCGATTTGATTTTCTGTAGAGATTGTTTAGTACATCTCTCATTTCAAGATGCTATTGCTGTAATTAAAAACTTTAAAAAAAGCAATTCTAAATATCTTTTAACTACAACTTATCCGGGGATACTTGAAAATAAAGATATTGTTACAGGTGATTGGCGAGCAATCGATTTAAAATTACCTCCGTACAACTTTCCCGATATGCTGGAAATCATTGACGAAGAAACGACTGAAAGAAAGGACTACCCACAAAAGAGTTTGGGTCTATGGAAATTGACTGATATCGAGTTAGGGAATAGGGAATAG
- a CDS encoding carbamoyltransferase family protein, whose amino-acid sequence MRILGISAYYHDSAAALVVDGDIVAAAQEERFSRKKHDARFPKGAIAYCLKQANIKLREVDQIVFYDKPLVKFERLLETYLAYAPKGLSSFIAAMPVWLKEKLYLKTLLKKELATLGDCKKTQLPQLLFTEHHQAHAASAFFPSPFERAAVLCLDGVGEWATTSVWLGEDHQLTPQWEIDFPHSLGLLYSAFTYYTGFKVNSGEYKLMGLAPYGEPKYVDHILNHLLDLKEDGTFRLNMDYFNYTTGLTMTTPKFHQLFGGEPRQSEGKLTQREMDIACSIQHVTEEVVLRLARTVKKELDTDYLCLAGGVALNCVANGRILRETDFRDIWIQPAAGDAGGAVGAALAIWHQYHEKPRIPNDGDAMRGGYLGPCFGKTEIQDYLQSVNAPYQYLEDDKLMPELAEILEQGNVVGWFSGRMEFGPRALGGRSIIGDPRNPKMQSVMNLKIKYRESFRPFAPSVLAEQVSNYFDLESPSPYMLLVAPIKAELRIPMTTEQEELFGIDKLNVKRSQIPAITHVDYSARIQTVHQQTNPRYYELLRHFQAKTGCAVLVNTSFNVRGEPIVCTPEDAYRCFMRTEMDYLVLENFLLAKSNQPQIQKDESWKTEFELD is encoded by the coding sequence ATGCGTATTTTAGGAATTTCAGCTTATTACCACGATAGTGCCGCCGCCTTAGTTGTGGATGGTGATATTGTTGCCGCCGCACAAGAGGAGCGTTTTTCCCGCAAAAAACATGATGCGAGATTTCCTAAAGGTGCGATCGCTTATTGTCTCAAACAAGCAAATATTAAATTACGAGAAGTAGACCAAATCGTTTTCTACGATAAGCCATTGGTCAAATTTGAGCGACTCTTAGAAACCTATCTCGCCTACGCACCCAAGGGATTAAGTTCCTTTATTGCGGCGATGCCAGTTTGGTTAAAAGAAAAGCTTTACCTCAAAACGTTGTTAAAAAAGGAACTGGCGACCCTCGGAGATTGCAAAAAAACGCAATTGCCCCAACTTTTATTTACTGAACATCACCAAGCACACGCCGCTTCTGCCTTTTTCCCCAGTCCCTTTGAACGGGCGGCGGTGCTGTGCCTTGATGGAGTCGGAGAATGGGCAACTACCTCGGTTTGGCTAGGAGAAGATCATCAACTAACTCCCCAATGGGAAATTGATTTTCCCCATTCTTTAGGGCTACTTTATTCTGCCTTCACCTACTACACAGGTTTCAAGGTCAACTCTGGGGAATACAAACTCATGGGTTTAGCGCCCTACGGTGAACCCAAATATGTAGACCATATCCTCAACCACCTTTTGGATCTTAAAGAAGATGGCACATTTCGGTTGAATATGGACTACTTCAACTACACCACGGGGTTGACTATGACTACCCCAAAATTTCATCAATTGTTTGGTGGTGAACCACGCCAAAGCGAGGGAAAACTCACCCAGCGAGAAATGGATATAGCTTGTTCTATCCAACACGTTACGGAGGAAGTCGTTTTGCGTTTGGCCAGAACGGTCAAAAAGGAACTGGACACAGACTATCTTTGTTTAGCGGGTGGAGTCGCCCTAAATTGTGTCGCCAATGGACGCATTTTGCGAGAAACAGATTTTCGGGATATTTGGATTCAACCAGCCGCCGGAGACGCAGGGGGAGCAGTTGGAGCAGCATTAGCTATTTGGCATCAATATCATGAAAAGCCGCGAATTCCTAATGATGGGGATGCCATGCGGGGCGGCTATCTAGGCCCTTGTTTTGGGAAAACAGAGATTCAAGACTATCTCCAGTCTGTGAATGCGCCCTACCAATACCTAGAAGATGACAAACTCATGCCTGAACTTGCCGAAATTCTAGAGCAAGGAAATGTTGTAGGTTGGTTTTCTGGCAGGATGGAGTTTGGCCCGCGAGCTTTGGGAGGTCGTTCGATCATCGGCGATCCTCGTAATCCCAAGATGCAATCGGTGATGAATCTAAAAATCAAATACCGTGAATCCTTCCGTCCTTTTGCCCCTTCCGTCTTAGCAGAACAGGTTTCCAATTACTTTGACCTTGAAAGTCCCAGCCCTTATATGCTTTTGGTTGCACCAATCAAAGCCGAGTTGCGGATTCCCATGACAACAGAACAGGAGGAGTTGTTTGGCATAGATAAGTTAAACGTGAAGCGATCGCAAATTCCCGCTATCACTCATGTAGATTATTCTGCTCGGATTCAAACGGTTCATCAACAAACCAATCCTCGATACTATGAACTGCTGCGACATTTTCAGGCAAAAACGGGCTGTGCAGTTTTAGTAAACACATCATTTAATGTCCGAGGCGAACCAATTGTGTGTACCCCAGAAGATGCCTATCGCTGTTTTATGAGAACGGAGATGGACTACTTGGTATTAGAGAACTTTCTCCTCGCCAAATCGAACCAACCCCAGATACAGAAAGATGAATCTTGGAAAACAGAATTTGAATTAGATTAA
- a CDS encoding SxtJ family membrane protein encodes MNEIQQLDRKGLRDFGLLGGAIAAGLFGSLLPLIHHESLPILPWVIASILWVWALIAPATLNGVYQIWMRIGLVLGWINTRIILSIIFYILIAPIGLIMRGVFHHDAMARKLDGDVKTYRIINQVKPINKMEKPF; translated from the coding sequence ATGAACGAAATACAACAACTCGATCGGAAAGGACTACGGGATTTTGGACTACTTGGTGGTGCGATCGCTGCTGGCTTATTCGGTAGTCTACTGCCCTTGATACACCATGAGTCTTTACCCATTTTACCTTGGGTAATTGCTAGCATTCTTTGGGTGTGGGCGCTGATTGCCCCCGCCACACTCAATGGTGTTTACCAAATTTGGATGAGAATTGGACTGGTATTAGGTTGGATTAATACGCGGATAATTCTCAGTATTATTTTCTATATCTTGATCGCACCAATTGGTCTAATAATGCGAGGCGTGTTCCATCATGATGCTATGGCCAGAAAGCTAGATGGTGACGTAAAAACTTATCGCATTATCAATCAAGTAAAACCTATAAACAAAATGGAGAAACCGTTCTAA
- a CDS encoding DUF5989 family protein — translation MFETTQDLLKDLWGLLKERRKFFLLPLIVTLLLLGILIVFAQSSVLAPFIYTLF, via the coding sequence ATGTTTGAAACAACACAAGACTTGCTGAAAGATTTATGGGGATTACTGAAAGAACGCCGCAAATTCTTTCTACTACCACTTATCGTCACACTATTGCTCTTAGGTATCTTAATTGTGTTCGCACAGTCATCCGTACTTGCGCCCTTTATTTACACACTATTTTGA